In Natronomonas halophila, one DNA window encodes the following:
- a CDS encoding hemolysin family protein, with product MGSLAWYVVSAIQVGPDPGELPFSDTTIAALGGVAIFALLLLSAFFSSSEIAMFSLPPHRVDSLVSDGMPGAETLKSLKDDPHRLLVTILVGNNIVNIAMSSIATGLLALYFRQSLAVFIATFGITALVLLFGESAPKSYAVENTESWALRIARPLKYSEYLLLPLIVTFDYLTRQVNRITGGRGEIESTYVTREEIRDIIETGERAGVLEEDEREMLQRIFRFTNTIAKEVMTPRLDMEAVSTDATIEDALQKCVQGGHTRLPVYEGSLDNVLGIVHVSDLVRDYTYGEKEDIELEDLIEETLHVPESKNVDELLKEMRRKRLHMVIVIDEFGTTEGLVTMEDITEEIVGELLEAGEEEPIEFIDDDTAIVKGEVNIDEVNEELDVNIPEGEEFETLAGFIFNLAGRLVEEGEVIEYDGLEILVERVENTRIMKARVTRTEAYDEEAAVEEAPEEE from the coding sequence ATGGGCTCTCTCGCGTGGTACGTCGTTAGTGCGATACAGGTCGGCCCCGATCCGGGTGAACTCCCCTTTAGTGACACGACCATCGCCGCCCTCGGCGGGGTGGCGATTTTCGCGCTGTTGTTGCTGTCGGCGTTCTTCTCCTCGTCGGAGATTGCGATGTTCTCCTTGCCGCCGCATCGCGTCGACTCGCTCGTGTCCGACGGCATGCCCGGCGCGGAGACGCTGAAATCGTTGAAGGACGACCCTCACCGCCTGCTCGTCACGATTCTGGTGGGCAACAACATCGTCAATATCGCGATGTCCTCCATCGCAACGGGACTGCTCGCGCTCTACTTCCGGCAGTCCCTCGCCGTCTTCATCGCCACCTTCGGCATCACCGCGCTCGTGTTGCTGTTCGGCGAGAGTGCCCCGAAATCCTACGCCGTCGAGAACACCGAATCGTGGGCCCTCCGCATCGCGCGCCCGCTGAAGTACTCCGAATACCTGCTGTTGCCGCTTATCGTCACCTTCGATTACCTCACCCGGCAGGTCAACCGCATCACCGGCGGCCGCGGGGAAATCGAATCCACCTACGTCACCCGCGAGGAAATCCGCGACATCATCGAGACGGGCGAGCGCGCGGGCGTCCTCGAAGAGGACGAACGCGAGATGCTCCAGCGCATCTTCCGGTTTACCAATACCATCGCCAAGGAGGTCATGACGCCGCGGCTCGATATGGAGGCCGTCTCGACGGACGCGACCATCGAGGACGCTCTCCAGAAATGCGTGCAGGGCGGCCACACTCGGCTGCCGGTCTACGAGGGGAGCCTCGACAACGTCCTCGGCATCGTTCACGTCAGCGACCTCGTGCGGGACTACACCTACGGCGAAAAGGAGGACATCGAACTCGAGGATCTCATCGAGGAGACGCTTCACGTCCCCGAATCGAAGAACGTCGACGAGTTGCTCAAGGAGATGCGCCGCAAGCGCCTCCACATGGTCATCGTCATCGACGAGTTCGGCACCACCGAGGGGCTGGTGACGATGGAGGACATCACCGAGGAAATCGTCGGCGAACTGCTCGAAGCCGGCGAGGAAGAGCCTATCGAGTTCATCGACGACGATACGGCCATCGTCAAAGGCGAGGTCAACATCGACGAGGTCAACGAGGAACTCGACGTCAACATCCCCGAAGGCGAGGAGTTCGAGACGCTCGCGGGCTTCATCTTCAACCTCGCGGGTCGCCTCGTCGAGGAAGGCGAGGTCATCGAGTACGACGGCCTCGAAATCCTCGTCGAGCGCGTCGAGAACACGCGCATCATGAAAGCC
- a CDS encoding glutaredoxin family protein, which produces MSEPAITLYRLQACPFCERVVRVLNDLDLEYESRFVEARHSRRDAVKRLTGARTVPAIVDDNTGITMSESANIVEYLQATYGDGATDATRVTASAASGGDDE; this is translated from the coding sequence ATGAGCGAACCAGCAATCACGCTATATCGACTACAGGCGTGTCCGTTCTGCGAACGCGTCGTCCGCGTCCTGAACGACCTCGACCTCGAGTACGAATCCCGCTTCGTCGAGGCCCGACACTCCCGTCGGGACGCCGTCAAGCGACTGACCGGCGCCCGGACGGTTCCCGCCATCGTCGACGACAACACCGGCATCACGATGAGCGAGAGCGCGAACATCGTCGAGTACCTTCAGGCGACCTATGGCGACGGCGCGACCGACGCCACGCGCGTCACCGCAAGCGCCGCGAGCGGGGGTGACGACGAATGA
- a CDS encoding redoxin domain-containing protein, whose amino-acid sequence MNLGFDIVELGPADHPEAGEKAPDFTRPLVNDEYWADASLSELTDDGPVILVFHPMDGDFPSTYIWQEIDDRDWDDYDASVVGLSISSPYEHSRFLEEWDVEQYRLFSDPQNGVAEEYGIVHELDGMEGIAEPRPAVFVIDGDRTIEFAWVATDWPEFPPYDDIESAIEGL is encoded by the coding sequence ATGAATCTGGGCTTCGATATCGTCGAACTCGGCCCCGCCGACCACCCCGAGGCCGGCGAGAAGGCGCCCGACTTCACCCGCCCGCTGGTCAACGACGAGTACTGGGCCGACGCCTCGCTGTCGGAGTTGACCGACGACGGCCCCGTCATCCTCGTTTTCCACCCGATGGACGGCGACTTCCCGTCGACGTACATCTGGCAGGAAATCGACGACCGCGACTGGGACGACTACGACGCCTCCGTCGTCGGTCTCTCGATTTCCTCGCCGTACGAACACTCGCGGTTCCTCGAAGAGTGGGACGTCGAGCAGTATCGGCTCTTCTCGGACCCCCAGAACGGCGTCGCCGAGGAGTACGGCATCGTCCACGAACTCGACGGGATGGAGGGTATCGCCGAACCGCGGCCCGCCGTCTTCGTCATCGACGGGGACCGCACCATCGAGTTCGCGTGGGTCGCCACCGACTGGCCGGAGTTCCCGCCGTACGACGATATCGAATCGGCCATCGAAGGACTGTAA
- a CDS encoding L-threonylcarbamoyladenylate synthase encodes MTETDIDLTDAVAAIRRGDLVVYPTETVYGLAADALDPEAIERVFEAKGRARDKPISMALPDAEVARDFAEVSDREASFCARFLPGPVTVLLERTDRVPDVLVAGEDRVGIRVPDHDLSRELARRTGPITSTSANKSGQPSARRVEDIAPEVRERAAVVLDTGETPGTESTVVNIAENDIVRRGARADEIEGWLAEN; translated from the coding sequence GTGACCGAGACCGACATCGACCTCACCGACGCCGTCGCCGCGATTCGCCGCGGTGACCTCGTGGTCTATCCGACCGAGACGGTCTACGGACTGGCCGCCGACGCGCTGGACCCCGAGGCCATCGAGCGCGTCTTCGAAGCGAAGGGTCGGGCCCGCGACAAGCCGATTTCGATGGCGCTGCCCGACGCCGAGGTCGCACGGGATTTTGCGGAGGTTTCGGACCGTGAGGCCTCCTTCTGTGCCCGCTTTCTGCCCGGCCCCGTGACCGTCCTTCTGGAGCGGACCGACCGCGTACCGGACGTGCTGGTCGCCGGCGAGGACCGCGTCGGGATTCGCGTCCCCGACCACGACCTCTCGCGGGAACTGGCGCGACGGACCGGCCCGATTACCTCGACCAGCGCGAACAAGAGCGGCCAACCGAGCGCCCGGCGTGTCGAGGACATCGCCCCCGAAGTCCGGGAGCGAGCAGCCGTCGTGCTCGATACCGGCGAGACGCCGGGCACGGAGAGCACGGTTGTCAACATCGCCGAAAACGACATCGTCCGTCGGGGCGCCCGCGCCGACGAAATCGAGGGTTGGCTGGCGGAGAACTGA
- a CDS encoding Hsp20/alpha crystallin family protein, whose amino-acid sequence MRRDDRDDPFDDIFSEIERMMEEMTGGVSGPGNAGFGDDAHVSVYESDEELTVVADMPGVDKENIDIKCDGRHVTISASTARSEYEERIELPARVDEHSATATFNNGVLEIRLDRTGSSANIDLS is encoded by the coding sequence ATGCGCCGAGACGACCGCGACGACCCCTTCGACGACATCTTCAGCGAGATAGAGCGGATGATGGAGGAGATGACGGGCGGCGTGAGCGGCCCGGGCAACGCCGGCTTCGGCGACGATGCCCACGTCTCCGTCTACGAGAGCGACGAGGAACTCACCGTCGTCGCGGACATGCCGGGCGTCGACAAGGAGAACATCGACATCAAATGCGACGGCCGGCACGTCACCATCTCGGCTTCGACCGCCCGCAGCGAGTACGAGGAGCGCATCGAGTTGCCCGCCCGCGTCGACGAACACTCTGCCACCGCGACGTTCAACAACGGCGTCCTCGAAATCCGCCTCGACCGCACCGGCAGTTCCGCGAACATCGATCTCTCGTAG
- a CDS encoding PAS domain S-box protein: MDSHGRGARDSASVDGSANAGRGADSTARVLHLDDEPTFLETSKRLLEHHEDFVVKLETDPEAALDRLDSVDCIVSDYDMPTMNGIEFLEAVRAQDPDLPFILFTGKGSEEIASEAIRAGVTDYLQKGADSDRFAILANRITNAVERHRAEKRATAADHRARRVYERIDDAFIAVDDEWRFTYVNQRAGELLDSDPEALVGTKVRDAFPEVVGSRFDEEYRRAVEQQETVTFEEYYEPLDAWFEVRAYPDDSGLSVYFRDVTEKKERERRYDAVFNNTYQFTGLLEPDGTLIEANEAALSFVDADREEVVDRSLWETPWFQLNDETRRIARQSVQQAREGSFYRDELPVEGADGQTIIVDYSVRPVTDESGEVTLLVPEGRDITDRKEREAELREERAITESIFSALPDVLYVFDESGRFIRWNDQLSSVTGYSDEEITEMRPWDFVPESEREKIQEAIDGVFDADRTMTVESAFVTKDGERIPYEFTGAQLTDDDGQTLGLVGIGRDISERKEREQQLERKNEQLEEFASLISHDLKTPLSVASGNLRLARETGEDRYLDEIETALDRMGTLVDEVLELAKQGEVVDDVAPVRLRPMLSDIETATGADVETAYPDGAAVMAEKSRLYSLLSNLVANSDDHGGEDVTVEVGLDGETLYVADDGRGIPEEERDTVFDPGYSGDDGSGFGLAIAEAIADAHGWEIDVTDSEAGGARFEISGVNAQSVE, encoded by the coding sequence ATGGATTCCCACGGGAGGGGGGCTCGGGATTCTGCCTCCGTCGACGGTTCCGCAAACGCGGGACGAGGGGCCGATTCGACGGCGCGCGTCCTACATCTGGACGACGAACCGACCTTTCTGGAGACGTCGAAACGCCTTCTGGAACACCACGAGGATTTCGTCGTCAAACTCGAGACGGACCCGGAGGCCGCACTCGACCGACTGGATTCGGTCGACTGTATCGTCTCCGATTACGACATGCCGACGATGAACGGCATCGAGTTTCTGGAGGCCGTCCGGGCGCAGGACCCCGACCTACCGTTCATCCTCTTTACCGGGAAGGGAAGCGAGGAAATCGCCAGCGAGGCCATCCGGGCCGGCGTCACCGACTACCTCCAGAAGGGGGCCGATTCAGACCGCTTTGCCATCCTCGCGAACCGGATTACGAACGCCGTCGAGCGGCATCGCGCGGAAAAGCGGGCAACCGCCGCAGACCATCGGGCCCGCCGCGTCTACGAACGCATCGACGACGCCTTCATCGCCGTCGACGACGAGTGGCGCTTTACCTACGTCAACCAGCGGGCCGGCGAACTGCTCGATTCGGACCCCGAAGCACTGGTTGGAACGAAGGTTCGGGACGCCTTCCCCGAGGTAGTCGGCAGCCGGTTCGACGAAGAATACAGACGCGCCGTCGAACAGCAGGAGACGGTCACTTTCGAGGAGTATTACGAGCCACTCGACGCGTGGTTCGAGGTGCGGGCCTATCCCGACGACTCCGGCCTGTCGGTGTACTTCCGTGACGTGACCGAAAAGAAGGAACGGGAACGTCGCTACGACGCCGTCTTCAACAACACCTACCAGTTCACGGGGCTGCTCGAACCCGACGGCACGCTTATCGAGGCCAACGAGGCGGCCCTCTCCTTCGTCGATGCCGACCGCGAGGAGGTGGTCGACCGGTCGCTGTGGGAGACGCCGTGGTTCCAGTTGAACGACGAGACGCGCCGCATCGCCCGCCAGTCGGTCCAGCAGGCGCGAGAGGGGTCCTTCTATCGCGACGAACTCCCCGTCGAGGGCGCCGACGGCCAGACCATCATCGTCGATTACTCCGTGCGGCCGGTCACCGACGAATCCGGCGAGGTGACGCTTCTGGTCCCCGAGGGTCGGGACATCACCGACCGTAAAGAGCGGGAGGCGGAACTCCGCGAGGAGCGAGCGATAACCGAGAGCATCTTCTCGGCGCTTCCTGATGTCCTCTACGTGTTCGACGAGAGCGGGCGGTTCATCCGCTGGAACGACCAACTCTCGTCGGTGACCGGCTACAGCGACGAGGAGATAACCGAGATGCGCCCGTGGGATTTCGTCCCGGAATCCGAGCGCGAGAAGATTCAAGAGGCCATCGACGGCGTCTTCGACGCCGACCGGACGATGACCGTCGAATCGGCGTTCGTAACGAAGGACGGCGAGCGAATCCCCTACGAGTTCACGGGCGCCCAACTGACTGACGACGACGGTCAGACGCTCGGCCTCGTCGGCATCGGCCGCGACATCAGCGAGCGGAAGGAGCGAGAGCAGCAACTCGAACGGAAAAACGAGCAGTTAGAGGAGTTCGCCTCGCTCATCTCCCACGACCTCAAGACGCCGCTGTCGGTCGCCAGCGGGAACCTTCGACTCGCTCGCGAGACGGGCGAAGACCGGTATCTCGACGAGATAGAAACCGCCCTCGACCGGATGGGGACGCTCGTCGACGAGGTCCTGGAGTTGGCCAAGCAGGGCGAAGTCGTCGACGACGTGGCGCCAGTCAGGCTCCGGCCGATGCTCTCGGATATCGAGACGGCCACCGGAGCAGACGTCGAGACGGCCTATCCAGACGGCGCCGCCGTCATGGCCGAGAAATCCCGACTCTATTCGCTTTTGAGTAACCTGGTCGCGAATTCCGACGACCACGGCGGCGAGGACGTCACCGTCGAAGTCGGCCTTGATGGCGAAACGCTCTACGTCGCCGACGACGGCCGTGGCATACCCGAAGAGGAACGCGACACCGTCTTCGACCCCGGATATTCGGGCGACGACGGCAGCGGTTTCGGTCTCGCCATCGCCGAAGCCATCGCCGACGCACACGGCTGGGAGATCGACGTCACCGACAGCGAGGCGGGCGGCGCGCGCTTCGAAATCAGCGGCGTCAATGCGCAGTCCGTCGAATGA
- a CDS encoding ATP-grasp domain-containing protein, whose protein sequence is MLRLAVATNAETLGRIREPLRERGIEAEHVPTRERAQPLDEPLVDEAFDVGFVYPPRIMEGGVGDALLGVPWVNDREAILRSRNKAGALARLGKAGLDTPASVYVSNPVDESELRAAFERFDPPVVVKPNSTTRGVGIAKAHDLDSFLGVCDYLSLVHDYRAADDRSFLVQEYLPDARDYRAMVVDGEFVGAVERRLPEAEREAGRWKHNVHRGAVAEGVDLPPDLRTLAEDAADALDIDWLGVDILATDDRAVVNETNARPTVDEVTKYEADFYDRLADLIRRTAH, encoded by the coding sequence ATGCTCCGGTTGGCGGTGGCGACGAACGCCGAAACCCTCGGTCGTATCCGCGAACCCCTCCGTGAGCGTGGCATCGAGGCCGAACACGTGCCGACCCGCGAGCGTGCCCAACCGCTGGACGAACCGCTCGTCGACGAGGCCTTCGACGTCGGCTTCGTCTACCCGCCCCGCATCATGGAGGGCGGCGTCGGCGACGCGTTGCTCGGCGTGCCGTGGGTCAACGACCGCGAAGCGATTCTACGGAGTCGGAACAAGGCCGGCGCGCTCGCCCGTCTCGGCAAGGCCGGCCTCGATACGCCCGCCAGCGTCTACGTCTCGAACCCCGTCGACGAGTCGGAACTCCGGGCCGCCTTCGAGCGGTTCGACCCGCCCGTCGTCGTCAAACCCAACTCCACGACTCGCGGGGTCGGCATCGCGAAAGCCCACGACCTCGATTCCTTCCTCGGCGTCTGCGATTACCTCTCCCTGGTCCACGACTACCGGGCGGCCGACGACCGGTCGTTCCTCGTTCAGGAGTATCTTCCCGACGCTCGCGACTACCGGGCGATGGTCGTCGACGGCGAGTTCGTCGGGGCCGTCGAACGGCGCCTGCCCGAGGCCGAACGCGAGGCGGGCCGCTGGAAGCACAACGTCCACCGGGGGGCCGTCGCCGAGGGCGTCGACCTGCCCCCGGACCTCCGAACGCTCGCGGAAGACGCGGCCGATGCGCTCGATATCGACTGGCTCGGCGTCGACATCCTCGCGACCGACGACCGGGCCGTCGTCAACGAAACCAACGCCCGGCCGACCGTCGACGAGGTGACGAAATACGAGGCGGATTTCTACGACCGACTGGCGGACCTCATTCGACGGACTGCGCATTGA
- a CDS encoding ABC transporter ATP-binding protein → MGDIAPEDDDPFEEQRENAEDPMRRLFGEYGRPNSFQFAVAVTASIFARLLDLLPPVLLGLAVDAIFRNDKAFTLLLVPDAWTPTTQDEQLLFTVGLIAAAFFSGAIFHWVRNWGFNSFAQNIQHSIRTDTYDTMQRLNMDFFADKQTGELMSILSNDVNRLERFLNDGLNSTFRLSVMVLGIAGILFWLNWQLALIALVPVPLIALFTYKFIQIIQPKYAEVRSTVGQVNSRLENNLGGIQVIKSANTEPYESERVEDVSGDYFDANWDAIETRIKFFPGLRVIAGIGFVLTFLVGGIWVLATETTGAAPGPLTEPLYTGEFVTFILLTQRFIWPMAQFGQIINMYQRAYASAERIFGLMDEPNRLVVDPDAEPLEVGEGNVVYDDVSFGYDDETIIEDVDFEVEGGETLALVGPTGAGKSTVLKLLLRLYDVDDGGIRIDGQDLREVTLPSLRQAIGYVGQDTFLFYGTVRENITYGTFEADDEAVVEAAKAAEAHDFIQNLPDGYDTMVGERGVKLSGGQRQRISIARAVLKDPDILVLDEATSDVDTETEMLIQRSLDKLTADRTTFAIAHRLSTIKDADTILVLEDGQIVERGTHEDLLDNEGLYAHLWGVQAGEIDELPQEFIERAAERQARTDVEAETDDD, encoded by the coding sequence ATGGGAGATATCGCGCCGGAGGACGACGATCCCTTCGAGGAGCAACGCGAGAACGCCGAGGACCCGATGCGCCGTCTGTTCGGCGAATACGGTCGGCCGAACAGCTTCCAGTTCGCCGTTGCTGTCACGGCGAGTATCTTCGCGCGACTCCTCGATTTGCTGCCGCCAGTCCTGCTGGGGTTGGCTGTCGACGCCATCTTCCGGAACGACAAGGCGTTCACGCTGTTGCTGGTGCCGGATGCGTGGACGCCGACGACGCAGGACGAGCAGTTGCTCTTTACGGTCGGCCTCATCGCGGCGGCCTTCTTCTCCGGCGCGATATTCCACTGGGTGCGTAACTGGGGGTTCAACTCCTTCGCCCAGAACATCCAGCACAGCATCCGGACCGACACCTACGACACGATGCAGCGGCTGAACATGGACTTCTTCGCCGACAAGCAGACCGGCGAACTAATGTCCATCCTCTCGAACGACGTCAACCGCCTCGAACGCTTCCTCAACGACGGCCTCAATTCGACGTTCCGGCTGTCTGTGATGGTCCTCGGTATCGCCGGCATCCTCTTTTGGCTCAACTGGCAGCTCGCGCTCATCGCCTTAGTGCCGGTGCCGCTCATCGCGCTGTTTACCTACAAGTTCATCCAGATTATCCAGCCGAAATACGCCGAGGTTCGCTCGACTGTCGGGCAGGTCAACTCCCGACTCGAAAACAATCTCGGCGGGATTCAGGTCATCAAATCGGCCAACACCGAACCCTACGAATCCGAGCGCGTCGAGGACGTCTCCGGGGATTACTTCGACGCCAACTGGGACGCCATCGAGACCCGCATCAAGTTCTTCCCCGGCCTGCGGGTCATCGCGGGCATCGGCTTCGTCCTCACGTTCCTCGTCGGCGGTATCTGGGTGCTGGCGACCGAGACTACCGGCGCTGCCCCCGGCCCCCTCACCGAACCGCTCTACACCGGCGAGTTCGTCACGTTCATCCTCCTGACCCAGCGGTTCATCTGGCCGATGGCGCAGTTCGGGCAAATTATCAATATGTACCAGCGGGCCTACGCCTCCGCCGAGCGGATTTTCGGCCTGATGGACGAGCCCAACCGACTCGTGGTCGACCCCGACGCCGAACCGCTCGAAGTCGGGGAGGGCAACGTCGTATACGACGACGTCTCCTTCGGCTACGACGACGAGACCATCATCGAGGACGTCGACTTCGAGGTCGAGGGCGGCGAGACGCTCGCGCTGGTGGGCCCGACGGGTGCCGGCAAATCCACCGTTCTGAAACTCCTGCTTCGCCTCTACGACGTCGACGACGGTGGGATTCGCATCGACGGCCAGGACCTCCGAGAGGTGACGCTGCCCTCGCTGCGGCAGGCCATCGGCTACGTCGGTCAGGACACGTTCCTCTTCTACGGGACAGTCCGGGAGAACATCACCTACGGCACCTTCGAAGCCGACGACGAGGCCGTCGTCGAGGCCGCAAAGGCCGCCGAGGCCCACGATTTCATCCAGAACCTGCCGGACGGTTACGATACGATGGTCGGCGAGCGGGGCGTGAAACTCTCCGGCGGCCAACGGCAGCGCATCTCCATCGCCCGCGCGGTCCTCAAAGACCCCGATATCCTCGTCCTCGACGAGGCCACCTCGGACGTCGACACCGAAACCGAGATGCTCATCCAGCGGTCGCTGGACAAACTGACGGCCGACCGGACCACCTTCGCCATCGCCCACCGCCTGTCGACCATCAAGGACGCCGACACGATTCTCGTCCTTGAGGACGGTCAAATCGTCGAGCGCGGCACCCACGAGGATTTGCTGGACAACGAGGGTCTGTACGCCCACCTCTGGGGCGTGCAAGCCGGCGAAATCGACGAACTCCCACAGGAGTTCATCGAGCGCGCCGCCGAACGGCAGGCCCGGACCGACGTCGAGGCCGAAACCGACGACGACTGA
- a CDS encoding DUF192 domain-containing protein, with amino-acid sequence MNTRLVGVGFGLVAVVLAVVLLGLSTGMLAPYLGGYDADADFNESRDYNHTEVVVTDDETGEELGSVTAAVADTFSKRYVGLSETDELPEERGMLFIHDGSAERTYVMRNMSFGIDIVFIAPNGTITTIHEAPKPGPNEDGEDQRYSGEGQYVLEVNKGWTTDRGIEEGDRVEFDV; translated from the coding sequence ATGAACACTCGGTTGGTTGGCGTCGGCTTCGGGCTGGTAGCCGTCGTCCTCGCGGTCGTCCTGTTGGGGCTGTCGACCGGCATGCTCGCGCCGTATCTCGGCGGCTACGACGCCGACGCCGATTTCAACGAATCGCGGGACTACAACCACACCGAGGTCGTCGTCACCGACGACGAGACGGGCGAGGAACTCGGCAGCGTTACGGCCGCAGTCGCCGATACCTTCTCCAAGCGGTACGTCGGACTCAGCGAGACCGACGAGTTGCCAGAGGAACGTGGCATGCTCTTCATCCACGACGGCTCGGCCGAACGCACCTACGTGATGCGGAACATGTCCTTCGGCATCGATATCGTCTTCATCGCGCCGAACGGGACGATTACGACGATTCACGAGGCGCCGAAACCGGGGCCGAACGAGGACGGTGAGGACCAGCGCTACTCCGGTGAGGGCCAGTACGTCCTCGAAGTCAACAAGGGCTGGACGACCGACCGCGGCATCGAGGAAGGCGACCGCGTCGAGTTCGACGTGTGA